The region GAAACTGTCTCTTCTGCACTTGTATTGGTCGCAGGCGCGAAGAGACGAAACGAGATCATTACAATAGCCGCCGTTGCGATACCGATCACCTGCGGGGAAAGCATGCCCACGCCTGCGCCACTTGTAAGGCGCATCGCTAGAAGGGTCGCCGTCAGAGCAGCCACAATGCTACTGAGAGCGGCGGGAGCAAACACGCGCTTTGAGTAAAGGCCAGCGAGAACCGGCACAAACAGCGCCACCGCGATCAGGCCGTAGAAGATCGAGACCGCCTGAATGATCGACGGCAGAACAACGGCAAGCGCGATACCGGCGACGCCTGCGCAGACCGAGGTGAAGCGGCTGACCCATAACATCTTCTGCTGCGACGCCGCGGGGTTCAGGAATGTCTTGTAGAGATCGACGGCGAGAGAGGTGGAGAGCATGAAGAGGATGGCGTCGGTCGCACTTAGCTCAGCCGAGAAGATGGAGGCCAGCGTCCAGATGCCGAGCCACTCGGGAAGCAGCGCCTTCATTGCGGACGGCAGCGCAAGCTCTGGATTGGCAAGGTGAGGCATCGCCGCAAACGCGCAGAGGCCGAGGACAGGCGGCACGAATGCAAAGATAGCCTGCCCGATGGAGTTCAGCGTCACGCCAGTACGCACGGCGTGGACATCCTCTGCTCCGTAGACCTTCTGGACCAGACCCGGAGAGATCATGAACGACGGCACGAGGATTGCAATCCATGCGAGCAGTTGTTTAGAACCAGCTCCGGTCATGCTGAAGAGAGCCGACGTCCGAGCCTCGTTCGCTGTATGGGCGAGAACCAGATCGTGCACGTGCGACCATCCGCCCAGCGCATGCAGCGCAAACGGGACGGCCAGCAGAAGCCCTGACATCGTGACCGCGAGTTCGAACATGTTCACAAACGAGGAGGACATCATGCCGCCAGCGGTGCAGTAGACGATGGCGACCACGCCTCCGATGAGGCAGCCCTGCCACTTGGGAATGCCCGCGACGGTGTCGAGGATCCACGAGATGGCAATCAATTGGCCCGCAAGAATGGCAAGCGCGCCAAACCAGAAGAGCACAGCGATGACTGCTTTGACTGCCTTGCTGTAGCGAAACTCAAGATAATCCTGCAGGGTGGCGAGATTATGTCTTTTCGCGATGGTCCAGAGCTTGGGTCCGAGAAATTGCGCCAGCAGGAAGGTTCCGATGGAGGCCGAGCCGACCCACCACCACGCCGACATTCCCATCCGGTATCCCAGCCCGGTTGCGCCGACTGTAGAACCTGCTCCGATATTGGCCGCAAGAAATGTGGCGAACAGGCGCCCTGGCCCCAGGCTGCGGCCGGCGACCAGAAAGTCTGTAGAGTTCTTCACCTTGCGGCTCATCACAAGGCCCAGCCCCATCAGGACAATGGAGTAGAGCAGCAATGCGATGAGATAGATGTTCATTCCTTCGCTTTCCCTTCTTCCAGTCCCATCCACTGTATTGCATCCTCATAATTCGCCTTGAGTGAAGCAATCAGGAGGCGTCGCTCCAGTAGAACTAAAAGCCGTACTTGAAGGCCATCTGAATGACACGCGAGTCGTTGCCGACAGTCGAAGTGATGCGGCCGAATGTGGACGTTCCAAACGTCAGCCCAGGTTGCGCGAAATGGGCTTCGTTGAAGACATTGAAGACCTCAAAGCGAAAGTCCGCGTGTTGCGTCTCGGTGATCCAAAAGATCTTGAAGATGGAGGCGTCTGTCGTATTGAAGCCCGGTCCCACGACTGCGCCGCGCGGTTCATCACCCGACCTGCTGTTGTCGATCTTCGTTCCTGTCTTAGGAAGGGCGAAGCACGATGTATCAAAGAACGTTGTCGTGGTTCCCACATTCCGATTCGCATAATCGTTCGGATTGCACGTCATGTTGGGCCGGAAGGTCAGCGATTGCGCTGTGGTCGAAGAGTTCACCACCGTGAAAGGATTGCCCGACTGGGCTTGGAAGATACCGTTGATCTGCCAGCCACCGATCAGCAGACGCTCCGCTGCAGGCCTGCCTAGCAGACGCGGAAGCTCGTAGCCGAAGCTGAGTACAAAACGGTTGCGCGTATCGAAGAGCGAGTTCCCGCGCTCGCGCTCCATGGCACGATCGATGGAGGTCTGATCTCCGATCGTGACCGGTAGAACTGGGCGCGAGTCGTTTCCGATGTTCAGGCCGGAGACATTGTCGATCGACCGGCTCCAGGTATACGCCGCCGTGGCCGTCGCACGATGCCAGGTACGCAGCGTCCACTGCGCCTGCAGCGAGTCATACCAGCTGCTTGCTGCTGAAAACGTAGGTCGCGTCAGCCCGAGCGCGGGAAATACCGCGCGAGTTCCCGCAGCATAGGCGTTAATGGCTGACGTGGACGGAACCACATTTGTGGGGTTCACTTCGATAAAGACCGGAAGCTGGCTCGCACGCGTTCCGACATAGCCAACCTCAAAGCCCATCTGCGACGTGAACTGGTGCTCGATGCCCAGGTTGTAGTGCTGAACCCGAGGAGCCTTGTAGGAGTGCGGAAGGCTCCAGCCGATGAAGGTCAGTCCGGGAGGAAAGCCGACTGCTCCAGTCGAGACTCCCCGGTACGGATTAGAAAACCACTCTGAGCTTGCCGTGCTTCCCGGCCGCTGATAGAAGTCGATCTCCTGCAGCGGCTGAAACGGCGGCGCCAGCGTGCCGTTCTGGAAGAAGTCACCCTGCCCGGGCACCGTGTCGAAGTAGATCCCATAGGCCGCGCGAAATACTGTCCGGCCGTCGCCTGTGGGGTCGTAGATGGCGGCAAGTCGCGGCGAGACATTGTTCGTGTCTGCGTAATACGTCGCTGCCGGCGTCTCGCGATCACCGGGATAGACCAGTCCGAGCGGAGCATTTGGCTGCACCGTCGACTGCTGGCCCGGATGCAGCGCGGCCAGATGTCCTTTCGCTTCGGTGTAGGGCTGGTTGACCTCGTAGCGTGCGCCAGCAACGATCGTCAGCTTGGGGCTGAGGCGAAACTGGTCCTGCGCATACCCGGAGTAGGTCCACGAAGTTCCATTCATTGCCGGATCGCCCGATCCCTGCTGAAACATATACGGATACCCGAGCAGGAAATCGGCCAGAGCATATCCCGTGAAGTTGGCGTTGAAGGTAAATGCGCCGTTGGGCCGGTTGATATAGAGCAGGCCGATTCCGTCGCGGCGAACTTCGCCACCGAACTGGAGGGTGTGACGTCCCTTCGTCCATGTAAGGTCGTCCGAGATCGTGTCCACACTGTTCTTGCGCAACGCAAACGGCTGCTGGGCATCTCCCTGGGTGAAGTACCCGGTGACCAGAACATTCGGCAGACCTGCTGCCTGCGCGTTGGTGGAGTGGAAACTGTATCCCGCTGAGCTGAGATCAACTCCGCTGGTCTGATTGGGCTTGCCGTTGATCCACTGCCGCGCATATCGGGCGACGTTGATCATGCGCGCGTTGATCACCCATGTGTCAGACCCCATGGCGTCCTGCAGGGTCATCAACTGACGATTGCCTGCCGGTGCAAAGTTCGATGGCGTGATCGGACCGAAGAGATTCTGGTGCGACCGCATGTAGCGGCCAAGCAGCGCGTGGGCCCCCACCTTCAGGTCGACGCGCACACCACCCATGTCGCGGTTATCGATATTCGGCGGCGCCGCGGTGTAGTAGTTGCCGGGGGCGTTGGGGAGTGGAACGGAGTTGCTGAGCAGGTACGCGCTGACAGGGCTGATGCGCGCCGGATCGATGACATTCGCACGCCCCTGATACGAAAACTGCTGGCCCGTTGTAGGATCGATGATCTTCGTGGAGAGCTCTGAGAAATCGCCCCGCCGCATCGCCGCGCTCGGCACCGGCTGATTCAACACATTGCTGGTCGCATCCTTCAGCCGGAAGCCCTCGTAGAAGCCGAAGACAAACAAGCGATCACGAAGGATCTTTCCTCCCGCCGTTCCGCCAAACTGATTCTGCTGGTAGTTCGGCTTCGTCTTTGCGAAGTAGTTCTTCGCGGCCAGTGCAGCCTCACGGTTGAACTCCCACACGCTGCCGTGCCAGTTGTTCGTTCCGGAACGAGTGACGACATTCACAATGGCGCCCGCGCTCCTGCCGTACTGCGCGTCGTAAGAGTGCGTCATGATCTTGAACTGCTCGATCGCATCCGGCGGAGGCCGCATGACAAAGCCGCTGTTGAACGAGTCGTTGTTTGGAGCGCCGTCCAGCAGAAAGCTGTTCGACTGATTGCGCATTCCATTTACGTTGAAGCTTCCAGTCGTGTTGCCAAAGCCACCCGGGGTAGCGTTTCCATTCGCGCCGCCCAGCGCTGCAGGAGCAGCAATGACGCCGGGGATGAGCGTCCCAAGCTGTGCGAAGCTGCGTCCATTCAGAGGAAGATCGACCACGGCCCGATGGTTCACCACGGTGCCCAGCGTTGCATTACCGGTCTCCACCAGCGGAGCACCTCCTGTCACGGTCACCTCTTCAACGACGACGCCTAGCTGCAGATGCACATCAACACGCGAGGTTCCGTTGACCTGCACCTCGACCTTCTCCACGCTCGTCGTCTTAAAACCCATGGCCATGGCCTTCAACCGGTAGATCCCGGGACTCACCAGGGGAAAGGCATACGCGCCATCACCGCCGCTCATCGCCGTCCGCTCGGCCGCAGTAGCCGCGCTGGTCAGCTTTACCTCCACGCCGGACACCACCTGCCCTGCCGGATCGTAGACGACTCCAGAGACCTGGCCCGCAGCCTGCGCGAGCAACAGACGCCCGCCACACAGAGACACCACCATCAAAACGAGTGGAAGAAACAGACGAGCAGAACCTGCAGGCAAATATCGCCGGAAGCGGGTCTTAAATGCTTCACGCATAGCACCACTCTAGATGCAAAGAGAGAGGTGCAAAGAGCTGTATCGCCTACATGGCAAGGCGGTACACCAGCGATGCAGAATCGGTATACCGATTGCATTTGCCCGAATACCGCAGGGCTGCTTCCAGGGATTTATCCTAGAGAAGGCTGACACCTCAGCTCCCCCGGGGACTCGCAATGGAAAGCATCGTAGAAACCCTCTACCGCAGACTCCGCCAGGACATCGTCGAGTGCGAGCTGACGCCCGGGCGCGCCTTCTCCGAGACCGAGTTCGGCCGTCTTTACAATGCAAGCCGCACTCCCATCCGCGAGGTCTGTCGCCGGCTGGAACATGACGGCCTCATCCGCATCATCCCCTTCCGCGGCTACCGCATCGCACCTCTCTCCGTAGCCGAGTTTCACGATCTCGAAGAGTTGCAGCTCATCTTCGAACCCGAAGCCGCTGCACTGGCGGCAGAGCGGGCCAGCGAGGAAGAGATCGCCGAGATGAAGAAGCTCGCCACGTATGAGTATCGCGTCGGCGACCGCTCCAGCTATCGCGAGTTTATCCAGACCAACTATCAGCTCCATACCCTGATCGCGCAGTCCACCCGCAACATGCGCCTGCTCGACGTTGTCAGCAACGCCCACGTTCGCCTGATGCGCTTCTTCTACCTCGGTCTGCCGTTTGACTCTTACGGCCCCGCGCTGGTCGCAGAACACATCCGCCTTGTCGATGCTATCGCCAGCCGGAATGTCACTGACGCACGGCATTACGCAGGCGAGCACATCCGCCAGGCGATGGAACGCAGCGCCAGCATGTTGATGAACGCCATTCGCTTCGGCGAGGCTGTCTTTGGCGCCAACCAATCGCTCGAAGGCACGATTCCCCATGCGGCTGCAGGGGTTCGTCGCCCGTAAGCCGCTTCCTCACCGCTGCTTCTACCCTTCGCCCCGGCATTTAGCGATAATGAATCTGCTATGTCCAAGCAACAATTTCAGACTGAAGTCAGCCAACTCCTTCACCTCATCGTCCACTCGCTCTACTCTCACCCGGAGATCTTTCTCCGCGAACTGATCTCCAACTCCTCCGACGCGCTCGACAAGCTGCGGCACCTGACCCTGGTCGACGAAAAGTACAAGGCTCTCGTCGGCGATGGTATCGATTCGCCGCGGATCGACCTCGAGCTGAACGAGGAGGCCAAAACCCTCACCATCTCCGATACCGGAATCGGCATGAGCGAGGAAGACCTTGTCTCGCACCTCGGCACCATCGCCCGTTCCGGAACAAAGAACTTCCTCTCGCAGCTCTCCGGCGACGACCGCAAGGACTCCAACCTGATCGGCCAGTTCGGCGTGGGTTTCTATTCCGTCTTCATGGTGGCCGACAAGGTCGAGGTCACCTCGCGCAAGGCGGGCGAAGACAAGACCTTCCGCTGGACCTCCGACGGCAAGACCGGCTTCGACATCGAAGAGGTCACAGGCGCAGCCGCACGCTCTTCCGCGGGCACGACCGTCCTCATCCACTTCAACGAAGAGGGCTCGCAGTACGCCAACAGCTACCGGTTGCAGGAGATCGTCAAGAAGTACTCCAACCACATCGCGTTCCCGATCTTCCTTACCTATGACAAGAGCGAGTGGAACGCCGAGAAGAAGGAGTCTGAGAAGAAGCGCGTCACCGAGCAGGTCAACGCCGCCAGCGCCATGTGGCAGCGGTCCAAGTCCGAGCTGACCGACGAGGACTACAAGGAGTTCTATAAGTCCATCACCGGCGACTGGGAAGATCCGCTCTTCTGGTTCCACACCCGCGCCGAGGGCAATCTCGAGTACACCACTCTGTTCTACATCCCGGCGAAGGCCCCCATGGACCTCTACCAGGTCGATTACAAGACGGGCGTCAAACTCTACGTGAAGCGCGTCTTCATCATGGACGACTCCAAGGAGCTTCTGCCGCCATACCTCCGTTTCGTGCGCGGCATCATCGACTCCGAGGATCTCCCGCTCAACGTCTCGCGAGAGATCCTGCAGCAGAACCGCATCCTCACCACCATCAAGACCGCGAGCGTCAAGAAGATCCTCTCCGAGCTGAAGTCCATCTCCGAGAACGACAAGGAGAAGTATGCAAAGTTCATCGCCGAGTACAACCGTCCTCTGAAGGAAGGTCTCTACGGCGACTTCGCTAACCGCGAGACGCTGCTCGAACTGATCCGCTTCAAGTCGACCAGGGCAGAAGGCCTCACCAGTCTGGCCGAGGCGAAGTCGCGCATGCAGCCTGAGCAGAAGGCGCTCTACTACATCACCGGCGGCACCGAGAACATGCTGCGCAACTCGCCCTTGCTCGAGATCTACAAGAAGAAGGACATCGAAGTCCTGATCCTCGACGACGACATCGACGAGATTGTCTTCTCCACGATCGACAAGTACGGCGACACCGACCTGAAGGCCGTCAACAAGGGAGCCGCCAGCGAGGACCTGAAAGACGAAACCGCGCCCGAGAAGGCTGCCGAAAAGGCCGAAGCTCTCAAGCCTCTGCTCGAAAAGATCAAGGCCACGCTCGGCGACGCCGTCAAAGAGGTTCGCCCCTCCGCACGTCTCGCCGACAGCCCTTCGGTCATCGTCTCCGACGAGGACGAACCCTCCGCACGCATGCGCCAGATGATGCGCGCCATGGGCCAGAAGGAGATGCCCGAGCCCTCGCCTACACTCGAGATCAACCCCGATCACGAGATCATCCAGAAGCTGCTCGCCGACCCCAGCAACGGCAGGGTAGAAGACGCGGCCTGGCTGCTCTTCGATCAGGCCCTGCTGCTTGAAGGCGTGCCGCTAAAGGACCCGGCAACCTTCGTGCAGCGCCTCAACCGCGTGCTGAATCAGTCCATCTGAACGCATTTCATGACAGACAAGAACGCCTCCCCTAAAGGGAGGCGTTCTTGCTAACTGAATCAAGGTCTACAACTCACCCTTCTTCATCTGCCCCACGGCATAGTCACAGGCTCTCGCCGTCATTGCCATGTACGTCAGCGAAGGATTCTGGCAGGCAGATGACGCCATGAACGAACCGTCCGTGATGAACAGGTTCTTCACGTCATGCGCCTGGTTCCACTGGTTCAGCACCGAGGTCTTCGGATCGCGTCCCATGCGGGCGCTTCCCATCTCGTGAATGCACTCGCCCGGCAGCGATGGCGTTGTCATCAGGGTAATGTCTTTGGCGCCGGCCGCATCCAGCATCTCCGCCGCGCTGTTCATCGCGTCTTTGAAGATGGCGAGCTCATTCTCGCGCCACTTATGGCTGATGTTCATCGTGGGAATACCCCAGGCGTCAACCTTCTCGCGGTTCAGCTGCATGCGGTTCTCCGGATTCGGAAGGCACTCACCCCATGCGCCAAAAGTGAACCGCCAGGGTCCGGGAGTACGCAGCTGATGCTTGAAGTCCGCGCCGAAACCTGCCATCTCACTGCCCCGTCCCCAGTCCTCGCGCCCGGCTCCTCCCTGGTAGCCGTAGCCGCGCACGAAGTCCGGATGCTTCTCCTTGACGTTACGGAACCGCGGCATATAGATGCCGTTGGGGCGGTTGCCAAGCTGCTGGCGATCCAGATTTCCCGGCATGACGCCGCTGGCCCCAGCGTGGAAGATGTGGTCCATCAGGTTACGCCCCACCTGATCGCTGGAGTTGGCAAGGCCGTTGGAGAACTCCGGTGTCGCAGAATTCATCAGGATGCGCGCCGACTCGAGCGTCGATGCGCAAAGGAAGACGACCTTCGCGTGGAACTCCAGACTCTCTCTGGTGTTTGCGTCGAT is a window of Edaphobacter sp. 12200R-103 DNA encoding:
- a CDS encoding sodium:solute symporter, with product MNIYLIALLLYSIVLMGLGLVMSRKVKNSTDFLVAGRSLGPGRLFATFLAANIGAGSTVGATGLGYRMGMSAWWWVGSASIGTFLLAQFLGPKLWTIAKRHNLATLQDYLEFRYSKAVKAVIAVLFWFGALAILAGQLIAISWILDTVAGIPKWQGCLIGGVVAIVYCTAGGMMSSSFVNMFELAVTMSGLLLAVPFALHALGGWSHVHDLVLAHTANEARTSALFSMTGAGSKQLLAWIAILVPSFMISPGLVQKVYGAEDVHAVRTGVTLNSIGQAIFAFVPPVLGLCAFAAMPHLANPELALPSAMKALLPEWLGIWTLASIFSAELSATDAILFMLSTSLAVDLYKTFLNPAASQQKMLWVSRFTSVCAGVAGIALAVVLPSIIQAVSIFYGLIAVALFVPVLAGLYSKRVFAPAALSSIVAALTATLLAMRLTSGAGVGMLSPQVIGIATAAIVMISFRLFAPATNTSAEETVS
- a CDS encoding TonB-dependent receptor, with protein sequence MREAFKTRFRRYLPAGSARLFLPLVLMVVSLCGGRLLLAQAAGQVSGVVYDPAGQVVSGVEVKLTSAATAAERTAMSGGDGAYAFPLVSPGIYRLKAMAMGFKTTSVEKVEVQVNGTSRVDVHLQLGVVVEEVTVTGGAPLVETGNATLGTVVNHRAVVDLPLNGRSFAQLGTLIPGVIAAPAALGGANGNATPGGFGNTTGSFNVNGMRNQSNSFLLDGAPNNDSFNSGFVMRPPPDAIEQFKIMTHSYDAQYGRSAGAIVNVVTRSGTNNWHGSVWEFNREAALAAKNYFAKTKPNYQQNQFGGTAGGKILRDRLFVFGFYEGFRLKDATSNVLNQPVPSAAMRRGDFSELSTKIIDPTTGQQFSYQGRANVIDPARISPVSAYLLSNSVPLPNAPGNYYTAAPPNIDNRDMGGVRVDLKVGAHALLGRYMRSHQNLFGPITPSNFAPAGNRQLMTLQDAMGSDTWVINARMINVARYARQWINGKPNQTSGVDLSSAGYSFHSTNAQAAGLPNVLVTGYFTQGDAQQPFALRKNSVDTISDDLTWTKGRHTLQFGGEVRRDGIGLLYINRPNGAFTFNANFTGYALADFLLGYPYMFQQGSGDPAMNGTSWTYSGYAQDQFRLSPKLTIVAGARYEVNQPYTEAKGHLAALHPGQQSTVQPNAPLGLVYPGDRETPAATYYADTNNVSPRLAAIYDPTGDGRTVFRAAYGIYFDTVPGQGDFFQNGTLAPPFQPLQEIDFYQRPGSTASSEWFSNPYRGVSTGAVGFPPGLTFIGWSLPHSYKAPRVQHYNLGIEHQFTSQMGFEVGYVGTRASQLPVFIEVNPTNVVPSTSAINAYAAGTRAVFPALGLTRPTFSAASSWYDSLQAQWTLRTWHRATATAAYTWSRSIDNVSGLNIGNDSRPVLPVTIGDQTSIDRAMERERGNSLFDTRNRFVLSFGYELPRLLGRPAAERLLIGGWQINGIFQAQSGNPFTVVNSSTTAQSLTFRPNMTCNPNDYANRNVGTTTTFFDTSCFALPKTGTKIDNSRSGDEPRGAVVGPGFNTTDASIFKIFWITETQHADFRFEVFNVFNEAHFAQPGLTFGTSTFGRITSTVGNDSRVIQMAFKYGF
- a CDS encoding GntR family transcriptional regulator, with product MESIVETLYRRLRQDIVECELTPGRAFSETEFGRLYNASRTPIREVCRRLEHDGLIRIIPFRGYRIAPLSVAEFHDLEELQLIFEPEAAALAAERASEEEIAEMKKLATYEYRVGDRSSYREFIQTNYQLHTLIAQSTRNMRLLDVVSNAHVRLMRFFYLGLPFDSYGPALVAEHIRLVDAIASRNVTDARHYAGEHIRQAMERSASMLMNAIRFGEAVFGANQSLEGTIPHAAAGVRRP
- the htpG gene encoding molecular chaperone HtpG — protein: MSKQQFQTEVSQLLHLIVHSLYSHPEIFLRELISNSSDALDKLRHLTLVDEKYKALVGDGIDSPRIDLELNEEAKTLTISDTGIGMSEEDLVSHLGTIARSGTKNFLSQLSGDDRKDSNLIGQFGVGFYSVFMVADKVEVTSRKAGEDKTFRWTSDGKTGFDIEEVTGAAARSSAGTTVLIHFNEEGSQYANSYRLQEIVKKYSNHIAFPIFLTYDKSEWNAEKKESEKKRVTEQVNAASAMWQRSKSELTDEDYKEFYKSITGDWEDPLFWFHTRAEGNLEYTTLFYIPAKAPMDLYQVDYKTGVKLYVKRVFIMDDSKELLPPYLRFVRGIIDSEDLPLNVSREILQQNRILTTIKTASVKKILSELKSISENDKEKYAKFIAEYNRPLKEGLYGDFANRETLLELIRFKSTRAEGLTSLAEAKSRMQPEQKALYYITGGTENMLRNSPLLEIYKKKDIEVLILDDDIDEIVFSTIDKYGDTDLKAVNKGAASEDLKDETAPEKAAEKAEALKPLLEKIKATLGDAVKEVRPSARLADSPSVIVSDEDEPSARMRQMMRAMGQKEMPEPSPTLEINPDHEIIQKLLADPSNGRVEDAAWLLFDQALLLEGVPLKDPATFVQRLNRVLNQSI
- a CDS encoding GMC oxidoreductase encodes the protein MNVIGQANNFDAIVIGSGISGGWAAKELTEKGMQTLVLEAGQTIVPERDYVEHVPTWDVKFRGMRDRQYEKVYQPMQRHIADEWNAKFFVNDLENPYTTPKDQPYLFLRGRHVGGRSVMWGRQSYRWSDLDFEANLKDGHGVDWPIRYKDIEPWYDYVEDFIGVSGQAEGLPQLPDGKFLPPFEMNCAELDMRKVVAQKFPDRCLTIGRTAILTVPHRGRAACHYCGPCGRGCITRSYFSSIHSTLPAAEATGKMTLRPFSVVHSLIFDPQTRRISGVRVIDANTRESLEFHAKVVFLCASTLESARILMNSATPEFSNGLANSSDQVGRNLMDHIFHAGASGVMPGNLDRQQLGNRPNGIYMPRFRNVKEKHPDFVRGYGYQGGAGREDWGRGSEMAGFGADFKHQLRTPGPWRFTFGAWGECLPNPENRMQLNREKVDAWGIPTMNISHKWRENELAIFKDAMNSAAEMLDAAGAKDITLMTTPSLPGECIHEMGSARMGRDPKTSVLNQWNQAHDVKNLFITDGSFMASSACQNPSLTYMAMTARACDYAVGQMKKGEL